A single window of Archangium gephyra DNA harbors:
- a CDS encoding M4 family metallopeptidase, with protein sequence MVRNRILAALLALPLAACAVEGSDESLKENTGDVDTLGSSDVKAALSAIPGAQVLGTHEDGVVPFMVRGDFGSAGQSLRGLAPRDASSRVGDALQRIAPVFRLRATDLVVKRVSVDEQGHTHIRYGQTKNGLPVVGGELIVHVDHEGRIYAANGSARDGELVASTARISGEAARVAALDSTSGRALASEGEARLVYVRSEKDSRLKLAYEVVVTGEGAELPIRDHVFVNALTGGVELVTTDIHAAQNRAVYSANNGTSLPGTLKRSEGGAATGDTHVDDNYGHLGTTYQCYFQNFGRDSYNNAGAQLKSTVHYSTSYTNAFWNGTQMVYGDSNGVDAAPLGKSLDVTVHELTHAVTSSESNLTYSNESGALNEGLSDIFGAYCESWNRGWVVDAAVWMVGDDVWTPNTPGDALRYMANPTQDGSSKDYYPTRYTGTSDNGGVHWNSGIANLAFKLLSTGGTHPRNVTTTNVTGIGIQKAGAIFYKANVDLMTASTTFAQAKTYTEQAAELLYGTGAAEKASVTQAWEAVGVGGGTTPPPPTCTAPVALSNGVTVTGIAADTNAWSCTYTLAVPAGSSNLAFNLSGGTGDGDMYVKFGSEPTTSAYDCRPYAGGNTETCTFAAPSAGTYYVKIYGYSAASGMSLKGSYTAGSGGGNVLTSGVESAQYSGASAAWNCFTLNVPAGKTSVVFNQTGKTGTTGDADLYVRFGAQPTLSSYNCRPYLNGNTESCTINAPSAGTWYACSYGYSAYTAVTMKGTY encoded by the coding sequence TTGGTTCGGAATCGTATTCTGGCTGCACTCCTCGCGCTGCCGTTGGCGGCTTGCGCGGTGGAGGGTTCGGACGAGTCGCTGAAGGAGAACACCGGCGACGTCGACACCCTCGGCTCCTCGGACGTGAAGGCCGCGCTGAGCGCCATTCCCGGTGCCCAGGTGCTCGGCACGCACGAGGACGGCGTGGTGCCCTTCATGGTGCGTGGCGACTTCGGCTCCGCGGGCCAGTCGCTGCGGGGCCTCGCGCCCCGTGACGCGAGCTCCCGCGTGGGTGACGCGCTCCAGCGCATCGCCCCCGTCTTCCGCCTGCGGGCCACGGACCTGGTGGTGAAGCGCGTCTCCGTGGACGAGCAGGGCCACACCCACATCCGCTACGGCCAGACGAAGAACGGGCTGCCGGTGGTGGGGGGCGAGCTCATCGTGCACGTGGACCACGAGGGCCGCATCTATGCCGCCAACGGCTCGGCCCGTGACGGGGAGCTCGTTGCCTCCACCGCGCGCATCTCCGGTGAGGCCGCCCGGGTCGCCGCGCTGGACAGCACCTCGGGCCGCGCACTGGCCTCCGAGGGCGAGGCCCGCCTGGTGTACGTGCGCTCCGAGAAGGACAGCCGCCTGAAGCTGGCCTACGAGGTGGTGGTGACGGGCGAGGGCGCGGAGCTGCCCATCCGCGACCATGTCTTCGTCAACGCCCTGACGGGCGGCGTCGAGCTGGTCACCACGGACATCCACGCGGCGCAGAACCGCGCGGTGTACTCGGCCAACAACGGCACCAGCCTGCCCGGTACCCTCAAGCGCTCCGAGGGCGGCGCCGCCACCGGCGACACCCACGTGGACGACAACTACGGCCACCTGGGCACCACCTACCAGTGCTACTTCCAGAACTTCGGCCGTGACTCGTACAACAACGCGGGCGCGCAGCTGAAGAGCACGGTGCACTACAGCACCAGCTACACCAACGCCTTCTGGAACGGCACCCAGATGGTGTACGGCGACAGCAACGGCGTGGACGCCGCGCCGCTGGGCAAGTCGCTGGACGTGACGGTGCACGAGCTGACGCACGCGGTGACCAGCTCCGAGTCCAACCTCACCTACTCCAACGAGTCCGGCGCCCTCAACGAGGGCCTGAGCGACATCTTCGGCGCCTACTGCGAGTCGTGGAACCGCGGCTGGGTGGTGGACGCGGCGGTGTGGATGGTGGGCGACGACGTGTGGACGCCGAACACCCCGGGTGACGCGCTCCGCTACATGGCCAACCCCACGCAGGATGGCTCGTCGAAGGACTACTACCCCACGCGCTACACGGGGACGTCCGACAACGGCGGCGTGCACTGGAACTCGGGCATCGCCAACCTGGCCTTCAAGCTGCTGTCCACGGGCGGCACGCACCCGCGCAACGTGACCACCACCAACGTCACGGGCATCGGCATCCAGAAGGCCGGCGCCATCTTCTACAAGGCCAACGTGGACCTGATGACGGCCTCCACCACCTTCGCCCAGGCGAAGACGTACACCGAGCAGGCCGCCGAGCTGCTCTACGGCACGGGCGCGGCGGAGAAGGCCTCCGTCACCCAGGCCTGGGAGGCCGTGGGCGTGGGCGGTGGCACCACCCCGCCTCCGCCGACCTGCACGGCGCCTGTCGCGCTCTCCAACGGCGTGACCGTCACCGGCATCGCCGCGGACACCAACGCCTGGAGCTGCACCTACACGCTGGCGGTGCCCGCGGGCTCCTCCAACCTGGCCTTCAACCTGAGCGGTGGCACGGGTGACGGCGACATGTACGTGAAGTTCGGCTCCGAGCCGACCACCTCCGCGTACGACTGCCGTCCGTACGCCGGTGGCAACACGGAGACCTGCACCTTCGCCGCTCCGAGCGCTGGCACCTACTACGTGAAGATCTACGGCTACTCGGCCGCCTCGGGCATGAGCCTCAAGGGCTCGTACACGGCGGGCTCCGGCGGTGGCAACGTGCTGACCAGCGGCGTGGAGTCGGCCCAGTACTCGGGTGCCTCGGCCGCCTGGAATTGCTTCACGCTGAACGTGCCGGCCGGGAAGACCTCGGTGGTCTTCAACCAGACGGGCAAGACGGGCACCACGGGTGACGCGGACCTGTACGTGCGTTTCGGCGCGCAGCCCACCCTCAGCAGCTACAACTGCCGTCCGTACCTGAACGGCAACACGGAGAGCTGCACCATCAACGCCCCGAGCGCCGGTACCTGGTACGCCTGCTCCTACGGCTACAGCGCGTACACGGCCGTGACGATGAAGGGCACCTACTGA
- a CDS encoding DUF4215 domain-containing protein gives MRREQPLQMNGRAAALALALLALPLLSSCFEPTSVQCPSGLFCPTGQKCAARQDVCIKTDCGDGIVQQGESCDDGNIVDGDGCSRTCTSIEICGNQIVDVAREEVCDDGNTRDKDGCSGNCKSSELCGNGIVDRAVGEVCDDFNTRSGDGCSADCLSLELCGNGYTDTAKNEKCDDGNNESGDGCSSDCKSQESCGNGYKDTVKGEVCDDGNNVNADGCSSDCRSNESCGNGTKDVSVGEFCDDGNNVSGDGCSSDCLSGEGCGNGVRDPEEQCDDAGESTSCNANCTLRICGDGIVNRTAGEQCDTRGESPECNANCSLRRCGDAIVNSSAGENCDNGTTADSTSCDNDCTIPFCGDSHVNGPRGEVCDTGGNTLTCNANCLPAACGDKYLNTASGEQCDDGPNSPYCDNDCTPPLCGDRTLNTAAGEKCDDGNTLNDDDCLGSCQPNICGDGRINVNGPARTEACDDGNTSTESECSYNTRTCTYCNATCSSVLNLTGRYCGDGAKNDTSEKCDDGNNTTETECTYGTKNCSACDAACSTPLTLSGRYCGDGAKNDTSESCDDGNNVTESECRYNEKTCTLCNADCSAPIERTGRYCGDGTRNDASEACDDGNNTSEGSCPYGQATCVACNANCTSVLNLSGTFCGDGIKNHPSEVCDDGDRLDNTECPYGQASCNMCNANCTDFIPLTGRYCGDGAKNDPSEACDDGNTTNEIECPYGQASCNTCNSTCSAVRPLSGRYCGDGLKNDAREVCDDGNVTTETECPYGTTSCLRCDAACAKELPLTGPYCGDKRVTNTEVCDDGNTDTCGSCSLSCNRNQLAKASGTITNVAGTLLRDGDRFTISDGFNLTAVTFEFDKFGGGVTKGNIQVSYNDSDSAAQIANLVATAINTKVTTVAFDITAVASGHIVTVTHTRQGSYGNRAMSESVNGTLDFKVNGMSGGGGYDCPSGTRCMSDADCDPNLVCLPDGTCGAL, from the coding sequence ATGAGACGAGAGCAGCCTCTCCAGATGAACGGCCGCGCCGCCGCGCTCGCCCTGGCGCTCCTGGCCCTCCCCCTTCTCTCCTCCTGCTTCGAGCCCACCAGCGTCCAGTGCCCCTCCGGCCTCTTCTGCCCCACCGGCCAGAAGTGCGCCGCCCGGCAGGACGTGTGCATCAAGACGGACTGTGGCGACGGCATCGTCCAGCAGGGCGAGTCCTGTGACGACGGCAACATCGTCGACGGCGATGGCTGTAGCCGCACCTGTACGTCCATTGAAATCTGCGGCAACCAGATCGTCGACGTGGCCCGCGAGGAGGTCTGCGACGACGGCAACACCCGCGACAAGGACGGGTGCAGCGGCAACTGCAAGTCCAGCGAGCTGTGCGGCAACGGCATCGTGGACCGGGCCGTGGGCGAGGTCTGCGACGACTTCAACACCCGCTCGGGTGACGGCTGCAGCGCGGACTGTCTGTCCCTGGAGCTGTGCGGCAACGGCTACACGGACACCGCCAAGAACGAGAAGTGCGACGACGGCAACAACGAGAGCGGTGACGGCTGCAGCTCCGACTGCAAGTCCCAGGAGAGCTGCGGCAACGGCTACAAGGACACCGTCAAGGGCGAGGTCTGCGACGACGGCAACAACGTCAACGCCGACGGCTGCAGCTCCGACTGCCGCTCCAACGAGTCGTGCGGCAACGGCACCAAGGACGTCTCCGTGGGCGAGTTCTGCGACGACGGCAACAACGTGAGCGGCGACGGCTGCAGCTCCGACTGTCTGTCCGGCGAGGGCTGCGGCAACGGCGTGCGCGACCCGGAGGAGCAGTGCGACGACGCGGGCGAGTCCACCTCCTGCAACGCCAACTGCACGCTGCGCATCTGCGGCGACGGCATCGTCAACCGCACCGCCGGGGAGCAGTGCGACACCCGGGGCGAGTCCCCCGAGTGCAACGCCAACTGCTCACTGCGCCGGTGTGGGGATGCCATCGTGAACTCCAGCGCCGGGGAGAACTGCGACAACGGCACCACCGCCGACTCCACCTCCTGCGACAACGACTGCACCATCCCCTTCTGCGGTGACAGCCACGTCAACGGCCCTCGCGGAGAGGTGTGCGACACGGGCGGCAACACCCTGACGTGCAACGCCAACTGCCTGCCGGCCGCCTGCGGCGACAAGTACCTCAACACGGCGTCGGGCGAGCAGTGCGACGACGGCCCCAACTCGCCCTACTGCGACAACGACTGCACCCCTCCCCTGTGTGGTGACAGGACGCTCAACACCGCCGCGGGCGAGAAGTGCGACGACGGCAACACCCTCAACGACGACGACTGCCTCGGCTCCTGCCAGCCCAACATCTGCGGCGATGGCCGGATCAACGTCAACGGCCCCGCCCGCACCGAGGCCTGCGACGACGGCAACACCTCCACCGAGAGCGAGTGCTCGTACAACACCCGCACCTGCACCTACTGCAACGCCACCTGCTCCTCGGTGCTCAACCTGACGGGCCGCTACTGCGGTGACGGGGCGAAGAACGACACGAGCGAGAAGTGCGACGACGGCAACAACACCACCGAGACCGAGTGCACCTACGGCACCAAGAACTGCTCGGCCTGTGACGCGGCCTGCTCGACGCCCCTCACCCTCTCCGGCCGCTACTGCGGTGACGGGGCGAAGAACGACACGAGCGAGTCGTGTGACGACGGCAACAACGTCACCGAGTCCGAGTGCAGGTACAACGAGAAGACCTGCACCCTGTGCAACGCGGACTGCTCGGCCCCCATCGAGCGCACGGGCCGCTACTGCGGTGACGGCACCCGCAACGACGCGAGCGAGGCCTGCGACGACGGCAACAACACCAGCGAGGGCTCCTGTCCCTATGGCCAGGCGACCTGCGTCGCCTGCAACGCCAACTGCACCTCCGTCCTCAACCTCTCCGGTACCTTCTGCGGTGACGGCATCAAGAACCACCCCAGCGAGGTCTGCGACGACGGGGACAGGCTCGACAACACCGAGTGCCCGTATGGCCAGGCGAGCTGCAACATGTGCAACGCCAACTGCACGGACTTCATCCCCCTGACGGGCCGCTACTGCGGTGACGGCGCGAAGAACGACCCGAGCGAGGCGTGTGACGACGGCAACACGACGAATGAGATTGAGTGCCCGTATGGCCAGGCGAGCTGCAACACGTGCAACTCGACCTGCTCCGCCGTGCGTCCCCTCTCGGGCCGCTACTGCGGTGACGGCCTGAAGAACGACGCGCGCGAGGTGTGCGACGATGGCAACGTCACCACCGAGACGGAGTGCCCCTACGGCACCACGAGCTGCCTGCGGTGCGACGCGGCGTGCGCCAAGGAGCTGCCGCTCACCGGCCCGTACTGCGGAGACAAGCGCGTCACCAACACCGAGGTGTGCGACGACGGCAACACCGATACCTGCGGCAGCTGCAGCCTCTCGTGCAACCGCAACCAGCTCGCCAAGGCCAGCGGCACCATCACCAACGTCGCGGGCACGCTGCTGCGCGATGGTGACCGGTTCACCATCTCCGACGGCTTCAACCTCACCGCGGTGACGTTCGAGTTCGACAAGTTCGGCGGCGGTGTCACCAAGGGCAACATCCAGGTCTCCTACAACGACTCGGATTCGGCGGCGCAGATCGCCAACCTGGTCGCCACCGCCATCAACACCAAGGTGACGACCGTGGCCTTCGACATCACGGCGGTGGCCAGCGGGCACATCGTGACCGTCACGCACACGCGGCAGGGCTCCTACGGCAACCGGGCCATGTCCGAGTCCGTCAACGGCACCCTGGACTTCAAGGTCAACGGCATGTCCGGTGGCGGCGGCTATGACTGTCCGTCCGGCACGCGGTGCATGAGCGACGCGGACTGCGACCCCAACCTGGTGTGCCTGCCCGACGGCACCTGCGGAGCCCTGTAG
- a CDS encoding serine/threonine-protein kinase — MKKNEAAAVSWSSTPSVVVEEDMDERTLAADVESLFAPVPQAQPPTWDGPSSSGHSSSGHSSSGHSSSGLSNSGLSNSGLSGSGFSGSSPSGSGFTGSGELEGHGLRPGTRIQHYELIRELGSGGMGTVFLARDTRLGRRVAIKFLHTQDADVTKRFILEARTTARCSHENIVIIYEVGESQAGPFMVLEFLEGQPLMKVMGKQRLPPSRAVELMVPVVRALACAHEQGIVHRDLKPENIVVTNAGAIKVLDFGIAKVLQGDEPNEGLIAQGNGKPHLPSAAELGEDVSNLTRRGAIMGTMAYMAPEQWGIGVPIDHRADIWAVGIMLFRMIAGKHPLDPLRGPQLMVTAMMDEAMPRLQSVVPDVPPDLAAVIDRCLLKPKDERFPDANSLLKALEPFLPGRYSRELRIDESPYAGLSSFQEADADRFFGRTREIAALVNRISDRPLLAVVGPSGTGKSSFVRAGLVPVLKRSGTAWESLVIRPGRNPLAALANIVAPLVSSSTTVEEDIAEQQRLVERLHAEPGYVGSLLRSRARRERRKILLFIDQFEELYTLVPDVRERMAFTACLSGIADDATSPIRVILSIRSDFLDRVPEDEQFMGELSQGLYFLTAPNRDGLRDALVQPAEMAGYQFETPAMVDNMLEHLDASQGALPLLQFAATQLWESRDTKNKLLTESAYQSIGGIAGALATHADSVLASMSNTERTLVRAVFLRLVTPERTRAIVSVDELRELTKDSGEMQRLIDHLVQARLLVVQTGGGATGATVEIVHESLLHSWPTLKRWLDEGQEDAGFLEQLRNAARQWQAKNFDNNLLWRGEMVEEALRFQRRFRGELPQLQQDYLTSVFAQAKKGRRLRKALLFGGTTFLGLLVIAAAVALVVISNAQREAERQAEVALKAEAVARTAEQTARSAEVEAKERLAEVQAKELERQKAQQAAEAANAQAALANQELLSKNDELLLALQRAQEAQLRAKGAKRRAESSAREARQAKEEAIKAAQSLANLLRREQERAQRLQSQLGSPVIEVLK; from the coding sequence ATGAAGAAGAACGAAGCCGCTGCCGTGAGTTGGTCCTCCACCCCCTCCGTGGTGGTGGAGGAGGACATGGACGAGCGGACACTGGCCGCGGACGTGGAGTCGCTCTTCGCGCCCGTCCCGCAGGCCCAGCCCCCTACCTGGGATGGGCCCTCCAGTTCCGGCCACTCCAGCTCGGGCCACTCCAGCTCGGGCCACTCCAGCTCGGGGCTGTCGAACTCGGGCCTGTCGAACTCGGGGCTGTCGGGCTCGGGCTTCTCCGGCTCCAGCCCGTCGGGTTCCGGCTTCACGGGCTCCGGGGAGCTGGAGGGCCACGGACTGAGGCCCGGCACGCGCATCCAGCACTACGAGCTCATCCGCGAGCTGGGCAGCGGCGGCATGGGCACCGTCTTCCTGGCGCGAGACACGCGGCTGGGCCGGCGCGTGGCCATCAAGTTCCTGCACACGCAGGACGCGGACGTCACCAAGCGCTTCATCCTCGAGGCGCGCACCACGGCGCGCTGCAGCCACGAGAACATCGTCATCATCTACGAGGTCGGCGAGTCGCAGGCCGGCCCGTTCATGGTGCTGGAGTTCCTCGAGGGCCAGCCGCTGATGAAGGTGATGGGCAAGCAGCGCCTGCCCCCCTCGCGCGCGGTGGAGCTGATGGTGCCGGTGGTGCGCGCCCTGGCGTGCGCCCACGAGCAGGGCATCGTCCACCGGGACCTCAAGCCGGAGAACATCGTCGTGACGAACGCGGGCGCCATCAAGGTGCTCGACTTCGGTATCGCCAAGGTGCTCCAGGGAGACGAGCCCAACGAGGGCCTCATCGCCCAGGGCAACGGCAAGCCCCACCTGCCCTCCGCCGCGGAGCTGGGCGAGGACGTCTCCAACCTCACCCGCCGCGGCGCCATCATGGGCACCATGGCGTACATGGCCCCGGAGCAGTGGGGCATTGGCGTCCCCATCGACCACCGGGCCGACATCTGGGCCGTGGGCATCATGCTGTTCCGGATGATCGCCGGAAAGCACCCGTTGGATCCGCTGCGCGGCCCGCAGCTCATGGTCACGGCGATGATGGACGAGGCGATGCCGCGCCTGCAGAGCGTGGTGCCGGACGTGCCGCCGGACCTGGCCGCCGTCATCGACCGGTGTCTGCTCAAGCCCAAGGACGAGCGCTTCCCGGACGCCAACTCGCTGCTCAAGGCGCTGGAGCCCTTCCTCCCCGGGCGCTACAGCCGCGAGCTGCGCATCGACGAGAGCCCCTACGCGGGCCTCAGCTCCTTCCAGGAAGCCGACGCGGACCGCTTCTTCGGCCGCACGCGGGAGATCGCCGCGCTGGTCAACCGCATCAGTGACCGGCCGCTGCTGGCGGTGGTCGGCCCCTCGGGCACGGGCAAGTCCTCCTTCGTGCGAGCGGGCCTGGTGCCCGTGCTCAAGCGCTCCGGCACGGCCTGGGAGTCGCTCGTCATCCGCCCCGGCCGCAACCCGCTGGCGGCACTGGCCAACATCGTGGCGCCGCTGGTGAGCTCCTCCACCACCGTGGAGGAGGACATCGCGGAGCAGCAGCGGCTCGTCGAGCGCCTGCACGCGGAGCCCGGTTACGTGGGCAGCCTGCTGCGCAGCCGCGCCCGCCGCGAGCGCCGGAAGATTCTGCTCTTCATCGACCAGTTCGAGGAGCTCTACACGCTGGTGCCGGACGTGCGCGAGCGCATGGCCTTCACGGCGTGCCTGTCGGGCATCGCGGACGATGCCACCTCGCCCATCCGCGTCATCCTCTCCATCCGCTCGGACTTCCTGGACCGGGTGCCCGAGGACGAGCAGTTCATGGGCGAGCTGAGCCAGGGGCTCTACTTCCTCACCGCGCCCAACCGCGATGGCCTGAGGGACGCGCTGGTGCAGCCGGCGGAGATGGCCGGCTACCAGTTCGAGACTCCGGCCATGGTGGACAACATGCTGGAGCACCTGGACGCGAGCCAGGGCGCGCTGCCGCTGCTCCAGTTCGCCGCCACCCAGCTGTGGGAGTCGCGCGACACCAAGAACAAGCTGCTCACCGAGAGCGCCTACCAGTCCATTGGTGGCATCGCCGGTGCGCTCGCCACCCACGCCGACAGCGTGCTCGCGAGCATGTCCAACACGGAGCGCACGCTGGTGCGCGCCGTCTTCCTGCGGCTCGTCACCCCCGAGCGCACGCGCGCCATCGTGTCGGTGGACGAGCTGCGCGAGCTGACGAAGGACTCGGGGGAGATGCAGCGCCTCATCGACCACCTGGTGCAGGCGCGTCTGCTGGTGGTGCAGACGGGAGGCGGGGCCACGGGCGCGACGGTGGAGATCGTCCACGAGTCGCTGCTGCACAGCTGGCCCACGCTCAAGCGCTGGCTGGACGAGGGCCAGGAGGACGCGGGCTTCCTCGAGCAGCTGCGCAACGCGGCCCGGCAGTGGCAGGCGAAGAACTTCGACAACAACCTGCTGTGGCGCGGCGAGATGGTGGAGGAGGCGCTGCGCTTCCAGCGGCGCTTCCGCGGGGAGCTGCCGCAGTTGCAGCAGGACTACCTCACGTCCGTCTTCGCGCAGGCGAAGAAGGGCCGGCGCTTGAGGAAGGCGCTGCTCTTTGGCGGCACCACCTTCCTGGGCCTGCTGGTCATCGCGGCGGCGGTGGCGCTGGTGGTCATCAGCAACGCGCAGCGCGAGGCCGAGCGGCAGGCGGAGGTGGCCCTCAAGGCGGAGGCCGTGGCGCGCACCGCCGAGCAGACGGCGCGCAGCGCTGAAGTCGAGGCCAAGGAGCGTCTGGCCGAGGTGCAGGCCAAGGAGCTGGAGCGCCAGAAGGCGCAACAGGCGGCGGAGGCGGCCAACGCGCAGGCGGCGCTCGCCAACCAGGAGCTGCTCAGCAAGAACGACGAGCTGCTGCTGGCGCTCCAGCGGGCGCAGGAGGCCCAGCTGCGCGCCAAGGGCGCCAAGCGGCGGGCGGAGTCCAGTGCACGGGAGGCGCGCCAGGCCAAGGAAGAGGCCATCAAGGCGGCGCAGAGCCTCGCCAACCTGCTGCGCCGCGAGCAGGAGCGCGCCCAACGTCTGCAGTCCCAGCTCGGCAGTCCGGTCATCGAGGTCCTGAAGTGA
- a CDS encoding carboxypeptidase-like regulatory domain-containing protein, protein MNRSRFALTLSAALLALWTVPAEAQTPRGKQKPPASRKAGAKLPGARLSGAKKPGSKLSGTKLPGSKLSGSKLKRSKQRPGAVEQPAEDTSLSGLPTASDAPLEAAPSSPDLTPPSPTQQQASSAPEVLGDRPWAKGVSPEQQQAAMALFQSANSLLKESVFVQAVEKYRKALEAWPHPAIHYNLALALMNLDQPVEVHEQLVAALRYGPAPLENEKYEYARNYKTLMERQLARVDIACDTPGATVTLDGQTLFVAPGKFSGLVRPGAHSIVATKEGFLPTDQSRTLLPGETAALELKMFTSEDLIEYRRKWAAWMPWMVAGAGVAVGAGSGWLHLQARDNLRALDAGVTQCGGCFLTPALDATLTRGNTYQALAMGGYAVGGAALITGVVLVYLNQPQPFRIDPSQKKLEVVGIAPLVGGGTGGILTTFRF, encoded by the coding sequence ATGAACAGGTCCAGGTTCGCGCTCACCCTGTCCGCGGCGCTCCTCGCGCTGTGGACCGTGCCCGCCGAGGCCCAGACGCCCCGCGGCAAGCAGAAGCCCCCCGCGTCGCGCAAGGCCGGCGCGAAGCTGCCCGGCGCCAGGCTGTCCGGTGCGAAGAAGCCCGGCTCCAAGCTGTCCGGCACGAAGCTGCCCGGCTCCAAGCTGTCCGGCTCCAAGCTGAAACGCTCCAAGCAGCGGCCCGGTGCCGTGGAGCAGCCCGCCGAGGACACGTCCCTCTCCGGGCTCCCCACCGCGTCCGACGCGCCCCTGGAGGCCGCGCCTTCGTCGCCCGACCTGACGCCTCCGTCCCCCACGCAGCAGCAGGCGAGCAGCGCCCCCGAGGTGCTGGGAGATCGGCCCTGGGCCAAGGGCGTGTCGCCCGAGCAGCAGCAGGCCGCGATGGCGCTCTTCCAGTCGGCCAACTCGCTGCTCAAGGAGTCCGTCTTCGTCCAGGCCGTGGAGAAGTACCGCAAGGCGCTCGAGGCGTGGCCGCACCCCGCCATCCACTACAACCTGGCGCTGGCGCTGATGAACCTGGACCAGCCCGTGGAAGTGCACGAGCAGCTGGTGGCCGCGCTGCGCTACGGCCCCGCGCCCCTGGAGAACGAGAAGTACGAGTACGCCCGCAACTACAAGACGCTCATGGAGCGGCAGCTCGCCCGGGTGGACATCGCCTGTGACACGCCCGGCGCCACCGTGACGCTGGATGGCCAGACGCTCTTCGTGGCCCCCGGGAAGTTCTCGGGGCTGGTGCGTCCCGGCGCGCACAGCATCGTCGCCACCAAGGAGGGCTTCCTCCCCACCGACCAGAGCCGCACGCTGCTGCCCGGGGAGACGGCGGCCCTCGAGCTGAAGATGTTCACCTCCGAGGACCTCATCGAGTACCGGCGCAAGTGGGCCGCGTGGATGCCCTGGATGGTGGCGGGCGCGGGCGTGGCCGTGGGCGCCGGCAGTGGCTGGCTCCACCTCCAGGCCCGCGACAACCTGCGCGCCCTCGATGCCGGCGTCACCCAGTGCGGCGGCTGCTTCCTCACGCCCGCCCTCGACGCCACCCTCACCCGGGGCAACACCTACCAGGCCCTCGCCATGGGCGGGTACGCCGTCGGCGGCGCCGCGCTCATCACCGGCGTCGTGCTCGTCTACCTCAACCAACCCCAGCCGTTCCGCATCGATCCCAGCCAGAAGAAGCTGGAGGTCGTGGGTATCGCGCCCCTCGTTGGCGGCGGTACGGGCGGCATCCTCACCACCTTCCGTTTCTGA